The following proteins are co-located in the Colletotrichum lupini chromosome 4, complete sequence genome:
- a CDS encoding woronin body major protein, translated as MQETGANVNIPSQHTAHFDHLSCWELLVFLTIIQHYHRPGVHYESHNYREEYRHGPWTPPPGPPSPMLANSPIKTSTDFSLLFLLSSPAPPAPAPAPSQYTTQQEFHDTRIHHHDTRVEIDTRHHEHLVNPIDKIERQYRQRFQPTYHKEEVTVETYPAPHHHHHHHSHSDHHSDHHSHHQHSHVDEYTVESERPRPQQYKETITVTEETIEPTHVSKPQHKSSKMGYYDDDGHYHSFRQGLHKLADKIAHPHHHHHHHHGHADRYEVSEVRAASAPRRQSSGSGSGAPRIPNTVTIPCHHIRLGDFLMLQGRPCQVIKISTSAATGQYRYLGVDLFTKQLHEESSFIANPAPSVVVQTMLGPVFKQYRVLDLSDGHVTAMTETGDVKQGLPVIDQSDLWSRLNNAFESGRGSVRVLVLNDAGRELAVDVKVIHGSRL; from the exons ATGCAGGAGACGGGGGCCAATGTCAACATTCCCTCACAACACACGGCGCACTTTGACCACCTCTCTTGCTGGGAATTACTCGTCTTTCTCACTATTATCC AACACTACCACCGTCCCGGTGTCCACTACGAGTCCCACAACTACCGTGAGGAGTACCG TCATGGACCCTGGACGCCTCCTCCCGGCCCCCCTAGTCCCATGTTGGCCAA CTCCCCCATCAAAACATCAACTGACTTCTCTCTTCTTTTCCTTCTATCCAGCCCTGCCCCTCCCGCTCCTGCTCCTGCTCCCTCTCAATACACCACTCAGCAAGAGTTCCACGACACTCGCATCCACCACCACGACACTCGCGTTGAGATCGACACCCGTCACCACGAGCACCTGGTAAACCCGATTGATAAAATCGAACGCCAGTACCGTCAACGCTTCCAGCCTACCTACCACAAGGAGGAAGTCACCGTCGAGACCTACCCGGCtcctcaccaccaccaccaccaccactctCACTCCGACCACCACTCGGATCACCACTCCCACCACCAGCACTCCCACGTCGACGAGTACACCGTCGAGTCTGAGCGCCCCCGTCCTCAGCAGTACAAGGAAACCATCACGGTTACCGAAGAGACCATCGAGCCTACTCACGTCTCCAAGCCCCAACACAAGTCTTCCAAGATGGGTTACTACGACGACGATG GCCACTACCATTCTTTCCGTCAAGGCCTTCACAAGCTGGCGGACAAGATTGCTCACCCCCATCATCAccaccatcatcatcatggTCATGCTGACCGTTACGAAGTCTCCGAGGTTCGCGCCGCTTCCGCCCCCCGCCGCCAGTCTTCCGGCTCTGGCTCCGGTGCCCCTCGCATTCCCAACACCGTCACCATCCCCTGCCACCACATCCGCCTCGGCGACTTCTTGATGCTCCAGGGCCGTCCCTGCCAGGTCATCAAGATCTCCACCTCCGCCGCCACCGGCCAGTACCGCTACCTCGGTGTCGACCTCTTCACCAAGCAGCTCCACGAGGAGTCCTCCTTCATCGCCAACCCCGCCCCCAGCGTCGTTGTCCAGACCATGCTCGGCCCCGTCTTCAAGCAGTACCGCGTCCTCGACCTCTCCGATGGTCACGTCACTGCCATGACCGAGACCGGCGACGTCAAGCAGGGCCTGCCCGTCATTGACCAGTCCGACCTCTGGTCCCGCCTCAACAACGCCTTCGAGTCCGGCCGTGGCTCCGTCCGCGTCCTTGTCCTCAACGATGCTGGCCGTGAGCTCGCCGTCGACGTCAAGGTCATCCACGGCTCCCGTCTGTAA
- a CDS encoding AFUA_2G17970 family ergot alkaloid biosynthesis protein, with protein MERDRPKIVLIIGGTGKVGRQLTKLFAATSVQVYQASRKGSATTEAGAENIKPIAFDWDDKKTWNTVLEVGATSVFLVAPPGGPLPPVELFIDQARLKGHVKRFVLLSGSPVEPDINSQGMGRPHAYLKQLGEKGEVEWAAIRPTWFQQNFAELENYRGSIVKEGVIYSATGDGRIPWVATEDIAACAFQLLTQKSAPNDEYLILGPELLSYGDIAEVLSKTLGREITHKNLSVDELVDYYVRQGLPTHIAEMLGNADLAIKNGSEDRMNSVVVELTGKRPSRFCDFAEKNKTTWASQA; from the exons ATGGAGAGAGATCGCCCGAAAATAGTGTTGATCATTGGTGGAACTGGTAAAGTTGGCCGACAGCTCACCAAGCTGTTTGCGGCGACGTCAGTCCAGGTCTATCAAGCCTCCCGCAAAGGGTCGGCAACGACAGAGGCGGGCGCCGAGAACATCAAACCGATCGCCTTCGACTGGGACGATAAGAAGACATGGAACACGGTTCTGGAAGTTGGCGCGACGAGCGTATTTCTGGTGGCGCCACCAGGGGGTCCTTTGCCGCCGGTGGAGTTGTTCATTGATCAGGCGCGACTCAAGGGACATGTGAAGCGATTCGTTCTGCTGAGCGGGAGTCCGGTCGAGCCGGATATCAATAGTCAGGGGATGGGCCGACCTCATGCCTATCTGAAGCAACTTGGTGAGAAGGGCGAAGTGGAATGGGCAGCGATCAGACCGACATGGTTCCAAC AGAACTTTGCGGAATTAGAAAACTACCGCGGCTCTATTGTGAAAGAAGGTGTTATCTACTCTGCCACCGGGGACGGGAGGATTCCCTGGGTTGCGACAGAGGATATTGCTGCGTGTGCTTTCCAGCTACTTACCCAAAAGAGTGCTCCAAACGACGAGTATTTGATTCTTGGGCCCGAGCTACTCAGCTACGGCGAT ATCGCCGAGGTCCTTTCCAAAACTCTCGGCCGCGAGATCACGCACAAGAACCTCTCAGTTGACGAGCTTGTGGATTACTATGTTCGACAAGGTCTACCTACGCACATTGCGGAGATGCTAGGCAACGCAGACTTGGCTATCAAAAACGGGAGTGAGGACCGGATGAACAGCGTTGTTGTCGAGTTGACAGGGAAACGCCCATCACGATTTTGTGACTTCGCGGAGAAGAATAAGACGACCTGGGCGTCACAAGCCTGA